In the genome of Coraliomargarita algicola, one region contains:
- the xerD gene encoding site-specific tyrosine recombinase XerD, producing MSKDLLDQIPVAFTEPLESFLAWLELERGLSANTLSAYTRDLVQCVEFLVEAGVADWQQVASADVAAWTASLSRAGFARSSQARKLSALRMLAKHLVRENVRKDDVTELLGSPKLSRDLPDVLTREEVERLLNAPSAVSPHGLRDRAILELFYSSGLRVSELCGILLQSINLDEGYVRVFGKGSKERIAPIGSAAVQAVRDYLVGGRPHLVKARTGSEVFLSQQGRAISRKMVWVLVKEHAKRAGIKKPIKPHLLRHSFATHLLEGGADLRVIQEMLGHADISTTQIYTSVQSQRLVDEHALYHPRAKK from the coding sequence ATGAGTAAAGACCTCTTAGATCAAATCCCCGTCGCCTTCACAGAACCGCTTGAGAGCTTTTTGGCGTGGTTAGAGTTGGAGCGTGGACTTTCGGCAAATACCTTGTCGGCCTACACGAGAGATCTGGTGCAGTGTGTAGAGTTTTTGGTAGAGGCGGGCGTGGCGGATTGGCAGCAAGTGGCGTCTGCCGATGTGGCGGCATGGACAGCGAGTTTGAGTCGGGCCGGTTTTGCGCGTAGTAGTCAGGCGCGAAAGCTTTCGGCCTTGCGGATGCTGGCGAAGCATCTGGTGCGTGAGAATGTGCGCAAGGATGATGTGACCGAATTGCTTGGCTCGCCTAAGCTCTCGCGTGACTTGCCGGATGTGCTGACGCGGGAGGAAGTCGAGCGCCTGCTGAATGCGCCCTCGGCTGTGAGCCCGCATGGTTTGCGCGACCGTGCGATTTTGGAGCTTTTCTATAGTAGCGGACTGCGTGTTTCCGAGCTGTGTGGGATATTGTTGCAGAGCATTAATTTGGATGAAGGCTATGTGCGGGTGTTTGGTAAAGGCTCCAAGGAGCGCATCGCGCCCATTGGCAGTGCGGCAGTTCAGGCGGTGCGAGACTATTTGGTGGGCGGGCGACCGCACCTAGTAAAAGCGCGCACCGGAAGTGAGGTGTTTCTGAGTCAACAGGGCCGAGCCATTTCGCGAAAAATGGTCTGGGTGTTGGTTAAGGAGCACGCAAAGCGGGCAGGCATTAAGAAGCCGATCAAGCCGCACTTGTTACGGCATTCTTTTGCGACACATTTGCTGGAAGGGGGAGCTGACTTGCGTGTGATTCAAGAAATGCTTGGGCATGCGGATATATCGACCACCCAGATCTACACTTCGGTGCAATCGCAGCGACTGGTCGATGAGCATGCGCTCTATCATCCACGTGCGAAAAAGTAA
- the argA gene encoding amino-acid N-acetyltransferase, giving the protein MNTTDTHENTIKPTDLRGILKYVPMFRDHVFVLALDGSLVAHENFQNVLLDIAVLRSLNIKVVLVHGIGEQLKALASQKHTAISDPHGELKTDTATLELATEAAAIVSLQVIQGLTRNGLRCATCNGVRSKEIGIVKGVDQLNSGAVDKLDVVLFNKLLDADTIPVITPIAFSRDGTPLRINSDLLASELASKLSASKLIYMTTQEGLKIDEKPLTNLPVADLETLLETAAEKIPERLRSKVQHAVKAINAGTPRAHILDGRLFGALLNEIFDKVGIGTMVYSNEYQSIRRAVEADAHSIFNITRNGVRSESLRERSLESIEASIHSYLVYEIDGSIVGCVNLKSYDGGDVIEVGSVYVQPFYQNKGVGRKMVEFACAEAKARGAKRVIAMTTQANKFFSKVCAFTEGDLTDLPDERREDYTKNGRNSKVLYLDL; this is encoded by the coding sequence ATGAACACCACGGATACTCACGAGAACACCATTAAGCCCACCGATTTGCGTGGAATCCTGAAATACGTACCCATGTTTCGCGATCACGTCTTCGTGCTAGCACTGGACGGCAGTCTAGTCGCGCATGAAAACTTCCAGAATGTGTTGCTCGACATCGCAGTGCTCCGCTCGCTCAACATCAAGGTGGTGCTCGTACATGGCATCGGCGAACAGCTCAAAGCGCTCGCCAGCCAAAAACACACCGCGATCAGCGACCCACATGGCGAGCTCAAGACCGACACCGCCACACTGGAGCTCGCGACTGAAGCCGCCGCCATCGTCAGCCTGCAAGTCATACAGGGGCTCACTCGCAACGGCTTGCGCTGCGCCACTTGCAACGGCGTAAGGAGCAAGGAGATTGGCATCGTTAAAGGCGTCGACCAACTTAACAGCGGCGCGGTCGACAAACTCGACGTGGTCTTATTTAACAAGCTATTGGATGCCGACACGATTCCCGTCATCACCCCGATCGCCTTCAGCCGCGACGGCACTCCGCTACGGATCAACTCCGACTTGCTGGCCTCCGAGCTCGCCTCCAAGCTCAGTGCCTCGAAGCTGATCTACATGACGACTCAAGAAGGGCTCAAAATCGACGAGAAGCCCTTGACGAATCTCCCGGTCGCCGATCTCGAAACGCTACTCGAAACCGCTGCCGAGAAAATTCCCGAGCGCCTACGCAGCAAGGTGCAACACGCCGTCAAGGCCATCAATGCCGGCACCCCACGGGCGCACATCCTCGACGGCCGCCTCTTCGGCGCGCTGCTCAACGAGATATTCGACAAAGTGGGCATCGGCACCATGGTTTACAGCAACGAGTATCAATCCATTCGCCGTGCCGTCGAAGCCGACGCGCACTCGATCTTTAACATCACGCGCAACGGCGTCCGCTCCGAAAGCCTACGTGAACGCTCACTGGAGTCCATCGAAGCCTCCATCCACAGCTACCTAGTGTATGAAATCGACGGCAGCATCGTCGGTTGCGTCAATTTAAAGAGCTACGACGGCGGCGACGTCATCGAAGTCGGCAGCGTTTATGTGCAACCCTTCTACCAGAACAAAGGCGTAGGCCGTAAGATGGTCGAATTTGCCTGTGCCGAAGCTAAAGCACGCGGCGCCAAACGTGTGATCGCGATGACAACTCAAGCAAACAAGTTCTTTTCCAAGGTCTGTGCATTCACCGAAGGCGACCTGACTGATCTCCCCGACGAACGGCGGGAGGATTACACAAAAAATGGCCGAAACTCCAAAGTGCTCTATCTCGATTTGTAG